From the genome of Winogradskyella forsetii, one region includes:
- the rfbD gene encoding dTDP-4-dehydrorhamnose reductase produces MLKVLVTGKDGQLAHCINSVADQYPNLECFFKSSSELDITNFEEVGSVFGLEQFDYCINCAAYTNVDEAETEQELAFNINKLGAENLAQACVKYSVTLIHVSTDFVFDGMLPEPYKEDSKKNPLGVYGRTKLEGEKVIIATLKNHFILRTSWLYSEYGNNFLKTMLRLARERDEISVVDDQIGSPTYAVDLAKVLLRIVESKSSSYGIYHYSNKGAISWYDFAEEIFRLSESTIRLNKIKTKDYPTKANRPKYSVLDTSKIEETLGVKISKWNESLESAFYFLEKQN; encoded by the coding sequence ATGTTAAAAGTGCTAGTTACCGGTAAGGACGGTCAGTTAGCGCATTGTATAAATAGCGTAGCTGATCAATACCCTAATCTTGAATGTTTTTTCAAATCTTCTTCTGAATTGGATATTACCAATTTTGAAGAAGTAGGTTCTGTTTTTGGTCTTGAACAATTTGATTATTGTATTAATTGTGCTGCCTATACAAATGTTGACGAAGCTGAGACTGAACAGGAATTAGCATTTAACATTAATAAGTTAGGTGCCGAAAATTTAGCACAGGCATGCGTTAAATATTCTGTAACTTTAATACATGTTTCTACTGATTTTGTATTTGACGGTATGTTGCCTGAACCATATAAAGAAGATTCTAAAAAGAACCCATTAGGTGTTTATGGTAGAACTAAGCTTGAAGGTGAAAAAGTAATTATAGCAACATTAAAAAATCATTTTATTTTAAGAACGTCTTGGCTGTATTCAGAATATGGAAATAATTTTTTAAAAACTATGCTAAGATTAGCAAGAGAGCGAGATGAAATAAGTGTTGTTGACGACCAAATTGGCAGTCCAACTTACGCAGTAGATTTGGCAAAAGTTTTATTGAGAATAGTTGAAAGTAAGAGCTCTTCCTATGGAATTTATCATTATAGTAATAAAGGTGCTATTAGTTGGTATGATTTTGCAGAAGAAATTTTTAGACTAAGTGAAAGCACAATAAGGCTCAATAAAATTAAAACTAAGGATTATCCAACAAAAGCTAATCGACCTAAGTATAGTGTTTTAGATACATCTAAAATTGAAGAAACCTTAGGAGTTAAAATTTCCAAATGGAATGAAAGTCTGGAAAGTGCATTTTATTTTCTAGAAAAACAAAACTAA
- the wecC gene encoding UDP-N-acetyl-D-mannosamine dehydrogenase, whose product MNKPEVVMIGLGYIGLPTAALIAQNNIYVHGVDTNPNIVDTINEGKIHIIEPDLDVAVANAVSSGHLKAAIKPVEANTYLIVVPTPFKAKNEPDISFVETATKAIIPLLKPDDLYIIESTSPIGTTEKMMHLIYSERPELENKLNIAYCPERVLPGNVMYELVNNDRVVGGVNESSTEKAIQFYKKFINGDLHETNARTAEMCKLVENSSRDVQIAFANELSLICDKADINVWELITLANKHPRVNILQPGCGVGGHCIAVDPYFIVSDYPRESQIIGKAREINNYKSFWCAEKIQSTKLEFELKHGRKPSVALMGLAFKPNIDDLRESPAKYITQKVLQNSNNEEYFIVEPNIKNHKVFKLTNYAEAAKKANIIVFLVAHSEFSKINPKPEQIVLDFCGVRK is encoded by the coding sequence ATGAATAAACCCGAAGTTGTAATGATTGGTTTGGGTTATATAGGTTTGCCTACAGCAGCCTTAATAGCTCAAAATAACATTTATGTTCATGGAGTTGATACTAATCCAAATATCGTAGACACCATAAACGAAGGCAAAATACATATAATTGAACCAGATTTAGACGTTGCAGTCGCAAATGCAGTTAGTTCTGGCCATTTAAAGGCAGCTATTAAGCCTGTAGAAGCAAATACCTATTTAATTGTTGTGCCAACACCATTTAAGGCCAAAAACGAACCAGACATATCGTTTGTAGAAACGGCAACGAAAGCGATTATACCATTATTAAAACCTGATGATTTATATATTATTGAATCTACATCACCTATCGGTACGACAGAAAAAATGATGCATTTAATTTATTCTGAACGCCCAGAGTTAGAGAACAAATTAAATATCGCTTATTGTCCAGAACGTGTTTTACCAGGAAACGTTATGTATGAGTTGGTTAACAATGATAGAGTCGTTGGAGGTGTAAATGAAAGCTCAACCGAGAAAGCCATACAGTTTTATAAAAAATTTATAAATGGTGATTTACATGAAACAAACGCTCGTACAGCAGAAATGTGTAAATTAGTAGAGAACTCATCTCGAGATGTCCAAATTGCTTTTGCAAACGAATTATCATTGATTTGTGATAAAGCAGATATTAATGTCTGGGAATTAATAACATTAGCCAATAAGCATCCACGTGTCAATATTTTGCAACCTGGCTGTGGTGTAGGCGGTCATTGTATAGCGGTAGATCCTTATTTTATAGTCTCGGATTACCCAAGAGAATCGCAAATTATCGGAAAAGCCAGAGAAATCAACAATTATAAATCTTTTTGGTGTGCTGAAAAAATACAATCTACAAAACTAGAATTTGAATTGAAACATGGAAGAAAGCCGAGTGTAGCTTTAATGGGTCTTGCTTTTAAACCAAATATAGATGACTTAAGAGAATCTCCTGCCAAATATATTACTCAAAAAGTTCTACAAAATTCAAATAATGAAGAATATTTTATCGTTGAGCCTAATATTAAAAATCATAAGGTTTTTAAATTAACGAATTACGCAGAAGCTGCTAAAAAAGCAAATATTATTGTGTTTTTAGTAGCTCATAGTGAATTTTCAAAAATTAACCCTAAGCCAGAACAAATAGTTTTAGATTTTTGTGGTGTTAGAAAATAA
- a CDS encoding NAD-dependent epimerase/dehydratase family protein codes for MDINYLKDKKIIVTGGEGFLGSKLIEKLRALDAMVFSFDITAKKTLQSQHVVVDITNKEDLKKQINKIQPDFIFHLAAKLNRSRDFDEVNEISGINYMGTINLLNALKEVNFTNFIFTSTSEVYGLHTNQPYKETDNTVAASPYSLSKLNAENAIKTFSNIYKKNHTILRLFNFYGEGMPSGFFISDLVKKLKKNEDFDMTLGEQERDFLTVECVLEALILSTQKIAQGNTYNVCSGNGIKIKDLAERFKTHLNSSSKINFGKLSYRNNEIWKMIGDNTKITKELGWKPKGLFE; via the coding sequence TTGGATATAAACTATTTAAAAGACAAAAAGATAATAGTAACTGGTGGTGAAGGTTTTTTAGGCTCTAAATTAATTGAGAAGCTTCGTGCATTAGACGCAATGGTTTTTTCTTTTGATATTACTGCAAAAAAGACATTACAAAGTCAGCATGTAGTCGTTGATATAACTAATAAAGAAGATTTAAAAAAACAAATAAATAAAATTCAACCAGATTTTATATTTCATTTAGCAGCAAAATTGAATAGAAGTAGAGATTTTGATGAAGTAAATGAAATTTCTGGTATAAACTATATGGGAACCATAAATTTGTTGAACGCATTAAAGGAAGTAAATTTTACAAACTTTATTTTTACAAGTACCAGCGAAGTTTATGGATTGCACACTAATCAACCATATAAAGAAACAGATAACACAGTTGCCGCATCACCATATTCTTTATCTAAACTAAATGCTGAAAACGCCATCAAAACATTCTCAAATATTTATAAAAAGAATCACACTATTTTACGATTGTTTAATTTTTATGGGGAAGGAATGCCTAGTGGATTTTTTATTTCTGACTTAGTAAAGAAATTGAAAAAGAATGAAGATTTTGATATGACTTTAGGTGAACAGGAAAGAGATTTTTTAACGGTAGAATGTGTCTTAGAGGCATTAATATTATCTACACAGAAAATAGCCCAAGGAAATACGTATAATGTTTGTAGCGGAAATGGTATTAAAATCAAAGATCTGGCCGAAAGGTTTAAAACGCATCTAAACAGTAGCTCTAAAATAAATTTTGGAAAATTATCATATAGAAATAACGAAATCTGGAAGATGATTGGAGATAATACCAAAATCACAAAGGAACTGGGTTGGAAACCAAAAGGACTTTTCGAATGA
- the rfbF gene encoding glucose-1-phosphate cytidylyltransferase has product MKAVLLAGGFGTRLSEETQNIPKPMVTIGSKPILWHIMKTYSSYGINDFIILLGYKGYVIKEYFANYFLHQSDVTIDLKNNNLEILNNSAEPWKVTLIDTGLHTMTGGRVKRVQELINGERFMLTYGDGVADINIDELLKTHAEHGKAITMTAVQPEGRFGSLKIVGDQKIASFEEKPKGDGTWINGGYFVCEPKVFDYITEGDKTIFEKTPLENLAKDGELYSYKHFGFWKPMDTLRDNKVLNELWDTNNAKWKIWK; this is encoded by the coding sequence ATGAAAGCAGTATTATTAGCAGGTGGTTTCGGAACCAGATTAAGTGAAGAAACCCAAAATATTCCTAAGCCAATGGTTACTATAGGCAGTAAGCCAATACTATGGCATATAATGAAAACATATTCAAGTTATGGTATCAACGATTTCATTATTTTATTGGGTTATAAAGGCTATGTAATTAAAGAATATTTTGCTAATTATTTTTTGCACCAAAGCGATGTAACAATCGATTTAAAAAATAATAATTTAGAGATTTTAAATAATTCGGCCGAGCCATGGAAGGTTACCTTGATAGATACAGGGTTACATACAATGACTGGTGGGCGAGTAAAAAGAGTTCAAGAATTAATTAATGGTGAGCGATTTATGCTTACTTATGGCGACGGAGTGGCAGATATTAATATCGATGAGCTTTTAAAAACACACGCAGAACACGGGAAGGCGATTACTATGACCGCTGTTCAACCAGAGGGAAGGTTCGGCTCATTAAAAATTGTTGGCGATCAAAAAATAGCTTCTTTCGAAGAGAAACCAAAAGGAGATGGAACATGGATTAATGGAGGTTATTTTGTTTGCGAACCTAAGGTTTTCGATTATATAACAGAAGGAGATAAAACTATTTTTGAGAAAACACCTTTAGAAAACTTAGCTAAAGATGGAGAACTTTACTCGTATAAGCATTTTGGATTTTGGAAACCAATGGATACCTTGAGGGACAATAAGGTTTTAAATGAATTGTGGGACACAAATAATGCTAAATGGAAAATATGGAAATAG
- a CDS encoding serine O-acetyltransferase — translation MKLIIFLVYNSSVPYEANIGKGSHFAYGGIGVIIHKKAEIGKNCQIGSNVTIGGKSGHPQVPIIGDNVYLATGCKVLGPIRIGNNVTIGANAVVIKNVPDNAIVAGIPAKIIRIKDENTK, via the coding sequence TTGAAACTCATTATTTTTTTAGTTTATAATTCTAGTGTGCCCTATGAAGCAAACATCGGTAAGGGATCACACTTTGCCTATGGAGGAATAGGTGTCATAATTCATAAGAAAGCAGAAATAGGTAAAAATTGCCAAATAGGTTCTAATGTTACTATAGGAGGTAAATCTGGGCATCCACAGGTGCCAATTATTGGCGATAATGTGTATTTAGCGACTGGTTGCAAAGTTCTCGGACCTATAAGAATTGGTAATAATGTAACAATTGGAGCAAATGCAGTCGTCATAAAAAATGTACCAGATAATGCTATTGTAGCTGGGATACCAGCGAAAATTATACGTATCAAAGATGAAAACACCAAATAA
- a CDS encoding glycosyltransferase family 4 protein, protein MRDNKQKMKVILGPFKKDNHGSISLLNTVFKNNLDNDYEVIPFYTDREKGKTSLAQFNFLNVTYFFKQNSELIKLVRKYKPDIFHFSIHAFWSMEKSLVMTTVAKLFGAKKTIVHLHSGSFEKFWINMNPIRRKLASLLFENVDMIIVASTYWKTFFEKNGFSNEVKIVNNPINEDFVNRIGKEKEVKRNRDFLFIGSLGERKGTYDLLKVAELNRDFSLILVGNSEKTGDYERISEIIANKKLNNVKLIKSDKLELNDKVKYFSEIGCFIFPSYSENFPLVIIEAAAAGMPIISTRVGALPEFFTDDKDIRYVEAGNIQQINSAINQMSQNRMKTNELGSNARQLYVEKLSLPLIMRQLRNAYKTILIDKC, encoded by the coding sequence ATGAGAGATAATAAACAAAAGATGAAAGTAATTTTAGGGCCGTTTAAGAAGGATAATCATGGTTCAATATCACTTTTGAATACTGTTTTTAAAAACAATTTAGATAATGATTATGAAGTTATTCCGTTCTACACCGATAGGGAAAAAGGAAAAACAAGTTTAGCACAATTTAATTTTCTCAACGTTACTTATTTTTTTAAGCAAAATAGTGAGCTAATTAAGTTAGTAAGGAAATATAAACCAGACATTTTCCATTTTTCCATACACGCGTTTTGGAGTATGGAAAAAAGTTTAGTGATGACAACGGTAGCTAAGCTTTTTGGAGCAAAAAAAACGATAGTTCACTTACATAGTGGATCATTTGAAAAGTTTTGGATTAACATGAATCCCATACGTCGAAAATTGGCAAGTTTATTGTTTGAAAATGTGGACATGATTATTGTTGCAAGTACCTATTGGAAAACGTTTTTTGAGAAGAATGGCTTCAGTAATGAGGTGAAAATAGTAAATAACCCAATTAACGAGGATTTTGTTAATAGAATTGGAAAAGAAAAGGAAGTCAAAAGAAATAGGGACTTCTTGTTTATTGGGAGTTTGGGAGAGCGAAAAGGCACCTATGACTTATTAAAAGTAGCTGAGTTGAATAGAGATTTTTCGCTTATATTAGTTGGGAATAGTGAAAAAACTGGTGATTATGAACGGATTTCTGAAATCATTGCGAACAAAAAATTGAATAATGTAAAACTCATAAAATCAGATAAATTAGAGTTAAATGATAAGGTAAAATATTTCTCTGAAATAGGGTGTTTTATTTTTCCTTCATATTCAGAGAATTTTCCATTAGTAATAATTGAAGCTGCAGCAGCTGGTATGCCAATTATTTCGACTAGAGTTGGAGCTTTACCTGAGTTTTTTACGGATGATAAAGATATTCGGTATGTAGAGGCAGGAAATATTCAGCAAATAAATTCTGCGATTAATCAGATGTCTCAAAATAGAATGAAGACAAATGAATTAGGTTCTAACGCGCGTCAGTTATATGTTGAAAAATTATCCTTACCTTTAATTATGCGTCAATTACGCAATGCTTATAAAACTATACTTATAGACAAATGCTAA
- the rfbG gene encoding CDP-glucose 4,6-dehydratase, producing MEIESLFGGIYKNRICLVTGDTGFKGSWLVYWLQRMGAKVVGYALEPITSPNHYSLLERNYISIKGDITDYQKLSKVFSKHQPEIVFHLAAQALVRYSYQNTAETYNTNVMGTVNIFEISKNTGSVKAIVNVTSDKCYDNKEWIWGYRENDAMGGHDPYSASKGCAELITSSYQKSFFNGNEKLLASGRAGNVIGGGDWSSDRLIPDIIKSVENQTSVEIRNPFATRPWQHVLEPLSGYLLLGWNLLLGKKEYAEGWNFGPNLDNNLKVNEVVNKAEKYWDKIKYRVSTDIGTHHEANLLMLDCSKANKLLKWDPIWDFNITIEKTILWYKDYIENNQINTENDLISFIEHAKNKDAIWI from the coding sequence ATGGAAATAGAGTCGTTATTTGGCGGTATATATAAAAATCGAATCTGTTTAGTTACAGGTGATACAGGTTTTAAGGGATCTTGGCTCGTGTATTGGCTTCAGAGAATGGGAGCAAAAGTTGTTGGCTATGCATTAGAACCAATAACAAGTCCCAATCATTACAGTTTATTGGAAAGGAATTATATTTCAATTAAAGGTGATATAACAGATTACCAGAAGTTAAGTAAAGTGTTTAGCAAACATCAACCAGAAATTGTCTTTCACCTTGCTGCACAAGCTTTGGTAAGGTATTCTTATCAAAATACCGCTGAGACCTACAATACGAATGTAATGGGTACTGTAAATATTTTTGAAATCTCAAAAAATACAGGCTCGGTTAAAGCTATTGTAAATGTAACTAGCGATAAATGTTACGATAATAAAGAATGGATTTGGGGCTATAGAGAAAATGACGCTATGGGTGGACATGATCCTTATAGCGCTTCAAAAGGTTGTGCGGAACTAATTACATCATCTTATCAAAAATCGTTTTTTAACGGAAATGAGAAATTACTGGCGAGTGGTAGAGCAGGAAATGTTATTGGAGGAGGAGATTGGTCTTCGGATCGATTAATTCCAGATATCATTAAGTCTGTAGAGAACCAAACTTCCGTAGAGATTAGAAATCCTTTTGCCACTAGGCCATGGCAACATGTTTTGGAGCCATTAAGCGGATATTTGTTACTGGGGTGGAATTTATTATTAGGTAAAAAAGAATATGCTGAAGGTTGGAATTTTGGACCGAATCTAGATAATAACCTCAAAGTAAATGAAGTAGTAAACAAGGCTGAAAAATATTGGGATAAAATAAAATATAGAGTTAGCACTGATATAGGCACCCATCATGAAGCGAATTTATTAATGTTAGATTGTTCAAAGGCGAATAAATTATTAAAATGGGATCCAATTTGGGATTTTAATATTACAATAGAAAAAACAATTTTATGGTATAAAGATTATATTGAAAATAATCAAATAAATACTGAAAATGATTTAATTAGTTTTATTGAACATGCAAAAAATAAGGATGCGATTTGGATATAA
- the wecB gene encoding non-hydrolyzing UDP-N-acetylglucosamine 2-epimerase — protein sequence MKKKNLIIFGTRPEAIKMAPLVKMFLKYSNEFETKVCITAQHREMLDQVLDFFSIVADYDLDLMKPNQNLYSLTSEIIVGLKPILEGFKPDYVYVHGDTTTTMSASIAAFYSGAKVCHVEAGLRTFNRRSPFPEEINRSITGRVSDYHFAPTITSKENLLNEHIKESNILVTGNTVIDALNYSSDVVNSEDYLDNDVEELKTIVEPSKRLILVTGHRRENHGEGFINICSALKKIAQNHKDIQIIYPVHLNPNVQKPVYELLGYEENIRLIKPLSYPAFVWLMNRSYLIITDSGGVQEEAPSLGKPVLVMRDTTERPEAVEVGTVRLVGTDTVKIVSETERLLSDKKSYDTMSKLHNPYGDGKACQRIVDFILNM from the coding sequence ATGAAAAAAAAAAATCTAATCATTTTTGGAACCCGCCCAGAAGCCATAAAAATGGCACCTCTAGTTAAAATGTTTTTGAAGTATTCCAATGAATTTGAGACTAAAGTTTGTATTACTGCACAACATAGAGAAATGTTGGATCAAGTTTTGGATTTTTTTAGTATTGTAGCAGATTATGATTTAGATTTAATGAAGCCTAATCAAAACCTCTATTCTTTAACATCAGAAATAATAGTAGGTCTCAAGCCAATTTTAGAAGGGTTTAAACCAGATTATGTTTATGTTCATGGTGATACAACAACAACAATGTCTGCTAGTATTGCTGCATTCTATTCTGGAGCCAAAGTGTGCCATGTAGAGGCGGGTCTGAGAACATTTAATAGACGCTCACCATTCCCAGAGGAAATAAACAGAAGTATTACTGGCCGTGTTTCAGATTATCATTTTGCACCAACTATAACTTCTAAGGAAAATTTATTAAACGAGCACATAAAAGAGTCTAATATCTTAGTTACTGGTAATACAGTGATAGATGCTTTAAACTATAGTTCAGATGTTGTGAATTCTGAAGATTATTTAGACAATGATGTAGAAGAACTAAAGACCATCGTAGAACCTTCAAAACGATTAATTTTAGTAACTGGACATAGACGAGAGAATCATGGAGAAGGATTTATTAACATTTGTTCGGCACTAAAAAAAATAGCTCAAAATCATAAGGATATTCAAATTATATATCCTGTTCATTTAAATCCTAATGTTCAGAAGCCGGTTTATGAATTACTTGGTTATGAAGAAAATATTAGATTAATTAAGCCGTTATCATATCCAGCTTTTGTATGGTTAATGAATAGATCCTATTTAATTATTACAGATAGTGGAGGAGTACAAGAGGAAGCGCCAAGTTTGGGCAAACCTGTTTTAGTAATGAGAGACACTACAGAACGACCCGAGGCGGTAGAAGTTGGCACAGTAAGATTAGTAGGTACAGATACCGTTAAAATAGTAAGTGAAACAGAACGACTTTTAAGCGATAAGAAAAGCTATGATACAATGAGTAAACTTCATAATCCTTATGGTGATGGGAAAGCTTGCCAACGTATTGTTGATTTTATTTTAAATATGTAA
- the rfbC gene encoding dTDP-4-dehydrorhamnose 3,5-epimerase: MIVKETKLKGCFIIKPQVFKDKRGYFLESYNQATFNEALSIDINFVQDNESQSSKGVLRGLHYQRGEHAQSKLVRVVKGRVLDVVVDIRKSSPTYGKHVSIELSEENKMQFFVPKGFAHGFLVLEDDTIFSYKCDNFYNKESEAGIIYNDKGLNIDWHLPVSDLILSEKDLILPFFKDVEPC, translated from the coding sequence ATGATTGTAAAAGAGACCAAACTAAAAGGATGTTTTATTATAAAGCCTCAAGTTTTTAAAGATAAACGTGGTTATTTTTTAGAAAGCTATAATCAGGCGACTTTCAACGAAGCTTTAAGTATTGATATTAATTTTGTTCAAGATAACGAATCACAATCATCTAAAGGAGTGCTTAGGGGACTACATTACCAACGTGGTGAACATGCACAATCAAAGTTAGTTAGAGTTGTAAAAGGTAGGGTTTTAGATGTTGTTGTAGATATTCGCAAAAGTTCTCCAACCTATGGCAAGCATGTGTCTATTGAACTTTCCGAAGAAAATAAGATGCAATTTTTTGTACCTAAAGGGTTTGCCCATGGGTTTTTGGTATTGGAAGATGATACTATTTTTAGTTATAAGTGCGATAATTTTTATAATAAGGAGTCTGAAGCAGGCATTATTTATAATGATAAAGGTTTGAATATTGATTGGCACTTGCCTGTTTCTGATTTAATTCTTTCCGAAAAAGATTTAATTCTACCATTTTTTAAAGACGTAGAGCCATGTTAA